The sequence CGCCTCTATCGATCTAGGTATCAACGTTTTGGCAAGTGTAGTAGTTGAGGACGGCACATGGTTGCTCTACAGGGGCGTGAGGGCTAAGGAGGACTACTTCTACCTACAGAAGAGGATTGCTGAGGTACAATCGATGGCGGACAAAACTAAGAATATCGGTGAACTTGAAGCATACGAGGTGTTGTCAAGAGAGAAAAGGAGACTATTCAAGAAACTATACAGGAGGTTACTGCACTTGTACAGAAACCTAGCATCCCATCTTGTTAAGACGCTGCATGAGCTTGGCGTGTCAACAATCTACTTGGGTTATCCGTTCGGCATTGTACAGGATAAGGGTAGCAAGTTAACGGTGAATTTATGGTCTTATCGTAAACTAATGGAAGCCATCGAGCTGAAGGCTCAGGAATACGGTATGAAGGTGTTTGAGGTTGTTGAATACAATACCTCAAGGACTTGCCCCTATCACAACGTGGAGGTGAAGAGACACCCTAGAGGAGTAGTAGGCTGTCCGTTTGGTCACAGATTGCACAGTGACTTAAACGGTGCCTTGAACATCCTTAAGAAGGCCATCGGTAAAGTAGTGTTAACGGTCAAAAAACCATTGTCTTTCCTAGTCCTCCATAACGGAGTAGCACCCATAAAGGGGTGTAACCCCTGAGACCTCGGGGAACCCCCGCCCTTCAGGGCGGGGAAGAGGTCAGTTGTCTTATCTGCGGCAACTCAGTAATGTGCCGAGGGGGTGTGGTTCGCGGCAATGGACTGTGCATGACGTGTCCATCGATGAGGTCATCGAGAGTTAGCTATAAAAAGGGTCTTCTCATCCTATCAAGCATGAGTCAAAAACCTGAAGAATTGAAGAACATAATTGAGGAAACAACGAAATTGGTAAAGGAGGGATATTCATTAACGAGCATAATAAAGGAGGTTACTGACGCGATTAACAAGGAAGTTGGTTTAAGTAGGATCATTTTCAATGAGATAAAGGAGTCAATGGTTAAGATAAGCCCAGGCAATGTGCCAGTGGGTTTATTCACGCAATGCGCCCTAATACCCAGTTACTACCTGACTGGTAAGAATCCAAGTATTGATTGGGGCGACGTAACAATGCATCTACTGGGTAAGATGATCCATAACCTCGCCGTAGCCGAGATAAAGGACAGGCTTGGTAATAAATGCATAGAGGGCGTGGAGGTTATGTATACGCATAACTCCTGGACGATGAGGGGAAAGCCAGACCTAGACTGCGGTAATTATTACCTGGAGTTCAAGACGATAATGGGTAGGGTGACGAAGGCTAGGTTATTCCACGACTTAATTCAGGCAGGCTTCTACTCAGCGGCTGGTAATAAAAACACCTACGTACTCTACATAGTGCTTAGTGACGGCGTGCTACGTAACATAGTGCCCATTGAGGTAATACCAGAGGTTGGTTATCCAGTCATTTATGCCTTCAAGCTTTGGGTTAAGGCTGTGGAGGGCGGTGACATAGGTGCTTTAGTTGCCAAGACAACATCATGCAAGGTATGTAGGTTTAGGGATATTTGCATAATGAGGACTAAGAACCCGCATGAGGTCCTGCTACCAGGTAAGGAATTACTTGATAATTACCTTGATTATGTTAAGCATGAGGTCTCGAAGGCTGGGGTTAAGGTGATTGGCTGATGAGCCTTGACGAAATAACTGATCTTGCAAATTACTTACTCAGCAGGATGCAGAAGAAGGAGGACCTCCACTTTGCAACCTCAATATCTAAATGCTCATTACTATCATTGAGGAGGGATGTCAGTATAATGGATGAAGCATATACCGAGTACTTACCAAGGGTCTTAACCATGTGTACCACAGAAAAACATGTGGTTAGGCTTGAGAATCTCACCCTGGAGTTACCAAGACTATTCAGGTGCGGTGATGCATTAATACTACCCAAGTTAATGCTGCTCAAGGAGAACATTAAGTCCCACGTAATCGAGGCCTTACTGGCGGCTGCGTTATTGAGTTCAGAAATTCAACTTCACTACCTATCTAAAAACGTCGATGGTGATATCGAGGAGGGATTATCAATAACGATCAAGCCCGAGTGGGGCAAGGAACTACTTAATGCCGTCATTGACTCACTAAGGAATAGGGAGGTCAGGGTTAAGACAATAAATTGCAATATATGTCCACTAAGGAATATTTGCCCATTCAGTAACCTGGGTGATGAGATCGTATTACCCAGTGAGACCTCGAAAATAGTCAATGAGATCTACAATTCCATATTCATGCAGCCAACCAATGCACAGGAAGCCCATGATGAAAATAAACTAGTGCCGCCCAGCACAACAGATAGGGAAGCCATTAGGGATTATCTAAAGAGGGTTGCCAGTTGGGCACGTGAACAGGGAAGAACGTGGGTTAGGGTGGCTGTTGGTAAATGCCCAATATGTGGTAGGGATGGTACCTTGGTAATTAGGATCGTTGGCAGTAATGGCGAGAAGGTCCTTTATAGGCATGGTTCATCAACATGCACCGTGGGCACTATTGATGAGTCCGTAGATAGGCTAAACATTAAGAGATTTCTTGAGATTGAGCATTAACTAATCCATTAAACTATTTACGGTGTTACCCTCAACGTAAATTGTTATAAAGCGCATCACTACCCTGCTTGTAATGACAGTGAGAGTGGGTATTGTTGACACTACATTCGCCCGGGTTGATATGGCTAAGTACGCAATTGAGGAACTTAGGAATAATGAGCCCTCGGTAATAATAGAGAGAATAACAGTGCCTGGTTTCAAGAATACTCCCTGGGCGGCCAAGCAATTGATTAATAAGGGTGTTGACGCAGTGATGGTGCTTGGTTGGATAGGGCCTAGCCTGACGGATAAGATCACGTATGCTGTAACGTCAATGGGTTTAATAATGCTTCAAATAGAGTATGACAAGCCAATAGTGGATGTAACGATTCATGAGGACGAGGCCAATAACGAGGGGGAACTATTCAACATAGCCGTGGATAGGACGAGGAAACACGCGAGAAACCTAATACTAATGCTCAGGGGTGAGTTAACGAAGTGGGCCGGCATGGGGCTTAGGCAGGGACGACCTGACGCTGGCCCAATAATGTAATTATTTAAGATGCTGTGCACGATGGTAACTCGATCATTCTAATGCTGGGTTTATATCTGGGTAAAAGCTTTATTAATATTATGTGTGTAATCGACATTGTGAGTACAGCTATTGATCTAATCAAGGGTATCTTTGGGAAGCTGATCAGTAGCAATGTGCTAATAAGCATTAAGGAAAGGCAGAACCCGTTGGTCTCTGAATACGTCATTAAGTATGGAGAAAAATGCCCTGGTTTAAGTATAAATGAGGATGTTAGCATGGACAGGGAGACGGGGTGGTACCAGGTTTTAACAATTGGTGTTGGTACGAAGCTTAGTATAAATAGAGCAAGCGTGAGCCTAACCTCCAGTGATGGCTCTATGAAGTTGTTGATTAA is a genomic window of Vulcanisaeta souniana JCM 11219 containing:
- the ribC gene encoding riboflavin synthase, translating into MTVRVGIVDTTFARVDMAKYAIEELRNNEPSVIIERITVPGFKNTPWAAKQLINKGVDAVMVLGWIGPSLTDKITYAVTSMGLIMLQIEYDKPIVDVTIHEDEANNEGELFNIAVDRTRKHARNLILMLRGELTKWAGMGLRQGRPDAGPIM